One Nicotiana tomentosiformis chromosome 4, ASM39032v3, whole genome shotgun sequence genomic window carries:
- the LOC138909939 gene encoding uncharacterized protein → MVDFDVILGMDWLLPYHTILDCHTKNATLTMLGLPRLEWRGTPGYVPSRVVSFLKAQRMVKKGCLAYLAFVRDVSADTPTIKSVPVVREFPHVFPADLPGIPPDRDIDFVIDLVSGTQPISIPPYCMAQVELKVLKEQIQDLLDKGFIRPSVSPWGALVLFVKKKDVSMRMCIDYRQLNQVTVKNKYPLQRNNDLFDQLQGAKVFSKIDLTSWYHQLKIQASDIPKMAFRTRYGHYDFLEGRVIAYASRQLKPYEKKYPVHDLELGTIVHALKIWRHYLYGMSCEVFMDQRSLQHLFKQKYLNLSQWRWLELLNDYDITILYHPGKANVVDDALSRKAESMEPRKVLAFMVLWSSLFERINACQYDDPHLLVLKDMMQHGDANEPGEARLLGTDLVRDALEKVEGSAPSFTYEGCDEVREEGKVEPSKYYGDPSHMLDLNLVQLYKDLTYVEEPVAILDRQVRKLRSKKIISVKVQWRGQPVEKASGRPNMICGAVIPNFFPLQLSQLLAPASQLRRWKLRCRFQMANNELGNIPLGEMDAEEEQLDEMPQAPQQNRRGRGQHDNVPPPPSPLPPPQP, encoded by the exons ATGGTGGACTTTGACGTGatattaggcatggattggttgttgcCATATCACACTATTttggattgtcacactaagaacGCAACATTGACTATGCTAGGGttacctaggttggagtggagaggtacaCCGGGTTATGTTCCGAGTAGGGTGgtgtcttttctgaaggctcaacggatggtcaAGAAGGGGTGCTTAGCTtacttagcctttgtgagagatgtcagcgCTGATACTCCAACCAttaagtcagttccagtagtgagagagTTTCCACATGTATTTCCCGCAGACCTACCGGGAattccacccgatagggatatcgattttgttattgacttggtgtcgggcactcagcccatctctattccaccatattgcatGGCACAAGTGGAGTTGAAGGTATTAAAGGAACAAAttcaggatttgcttgataagggttttatcagaccaagtgtctcgccttggggtgctctagttttatttgtgaagaagaaggacgtctctatgaggatgtgcattgactacaggcagttgaaccaGGTTACggtcaagaataagtacccactacagCGTAataatgatttgtttgatcagcttcagggtgctaaggtattctcgaagattgacttaaCATCgtggtaccatcagttgaagattcaggcttcagatattccgaagatgGCTTTTAGGACCCGCTATGGCCATTATGATTTTTTG gagggcagagtgattgcttatgcttcacgtcagttgaagccctatgagaagaaaTACCCAGTGCACGACTTAGAGTTGGGAACTATTGTTCACgcgcttaagatttggaggcactatctctatggcatgtcatgtgaggtgttcatggatcagaggagtctacaacacttattcaagcaaaagtATCTGAACTTGAGCcaatggaggtggttagagctactaaacgactatgatatcaccattctttatcatccagggaaggccaatgtggtggacgatgctttgagtaggaaggctgagagcatgg agccaagGAAGGTTCTTGCTTTCATGGTTttatggtcttctttgtttgagcgcatcaatgcgtgtcagtatgatgatcctcacttgcttgtccttaaggacatgatgcagcatggtgatgccaatgAG cctggggaggctaggttgttgggcactgatttggttcgagatgctttggagaag GTGGAGGGTTCTGCTCCGAGTTTCacttatgaagggtgtgatgaggttcgggaagaagggaaagttgagccctcg AAGTactatggtgatccgtctcatatgttagaTCTCAACTTAGTGCAATTGTACAAGGATTtgacctatgttgaggagccagtggccattttggacaggcaggtccggaagttgaggtcgaagaaaaTTATatcggtgaaggttcagtggaggggtcaaccagtcgagaaaGCGAGTGGGAGACCGAATATGATATGCGGAGCCGTTATCCCCAACTTTTttccacttcag TTATCGCAATTACTAGCACCAGCATCGCAATTGAGAAGGTGGAAGTTGAGGTGCAG